The sequence TGAGCAGGTTGATCGGGCGCGCGTACGGCCGCAGCTCCGGAAGGTCGCACAGCCGCGACAGCGGGCCGGACGGGTCGAGGATCGTCCAGTTCGCCCCGGCCCGCAGCGTCTTGTAGACGATGCCGCCGCCGAGGAACGACTTGCCGCCACCCAGGCCCGCCACCATGGCCGTCAGGCCGGAGCCGTCGCGGATCTCCTGGGCCATCCACGGGTCCCAGGCCACCGGGCGGCGGGTCGCCGTGCACGTTTCGCCGAGCAGGATGCCGCGGCGGTCGCCGACCTCCGCGGTCGCCGTCGGGACCGCCGACGCGCTCCAGACGACCGAGCCGCGGCGCATGTACGCCGCCGAGGCCAGCGGCTCGCCCGGGATGAATTCTCTGGCCAGCGCGTACTGGGCTTCGGGGTGCTCGATGGCGATCTTCGGCTTGTACAGGTCGAGCAGCTGCTGGGCCAGGCGCAGCGCGTCGCGCTCGGTCGGGCCGGACACCGCCAGCCGCCACCAGGAGCGCACGCGGGTGGCGAGCGCGGTGAAGCCCGACGTCATCTCGTCGTCGATCTCCAGCACGCGCCCGGCCTGCCGGGACAGCGACTGCGGCGGTTCCAGCTCGTGCTCGTCGGTGTAGTGCTTGACCTGCGAGCGGACCTTGTTCATCTGGCGCTGCAGCTCGCCGGCGACCTCTTCGGGTCGCCGGACGTAGATGCGCGCGGACACTTCGACGGCAGCGGGCAGGCGGTCGGCGTGCTGGATCCACGGGTCGTCGACCTCGGGGATCTGCAGGCCGTGCATCTGCCCGACGGTCAGCACCGCCAGGTGCCGCGAGACGCCGGCGTTGGAGCCGGTGCGGCCGCGGACGGTCACCGTCGGCGCGTACGGCTCGGCGTAGAAGTCGGCGGCGTCGGTGAAGCTGGCCAGGTCCTCCGGCTCCCAGGCCGCGCCCGGCACGGCGGGCATGTTCCGCGGCGCGGGCAGGCCCAAGGAGCACGAGCGGTGCATCAGCCAGGACATCTCCTCGGCGTGCACCGGACGGCCTTCCAGCCCGGCGCTGCCGATGACCTGGTCGAGGTGCTCGACCTCGGAGTCCAGCGCGGTCAGCTCGGCGTCGACGGCCTCGGGCAGGATCTTGCGCAGCACCGGCGCGGCCCGCTCGACCGCGCGGTCGACCATCCGCCGGGTCTGCACCTGGACCCCGATGTAGACCTCTTTTTCGGCCATCGAGCGGCCCATGAGCTGCTGCTGCTCGCCAATCAGGTAGTCGTCGAACGACAGCGCGCCCGGGACGTCCTGGGGACGGCCGTGCGCGTTGTAGACGTGCGCCTCGGCCCACATCCGGATCGGGTACGGGCGGTTCGTCACGCGCAGGTGCAGCCAGCGGCCCTGCAGCTCGGCGTACTGGCCGGCGATGGCCGCGATCAGGTCGCGCCGCTGCGAGTCCGAGCGGAACGACCAGCGCTGCGGCGCGAGCCGGTACCAGGCGTAGACCTCGAACCCGGTGCGGACCAGGTGCCCGTCGATGCTTCGCACCGCGATCGACGGGGTATACGCGGGAATCGCCTGCTCCCCGGTCAGGCGCCGGGCCTTGCCGCCCGAACCGTTCCGCGACGCGCGGACCTGCTCGGGCGGTTGCCACGCGCCCGAGTGTGCGTCCCGACCCCGTTTTCCTCGGCTATCGCCGCGACCGAACAACGACTACCTCCCGGCCCGGGCCGCGTTGCCGCGGCCCCGGCGCGCTCGTGGTGCTCCCTGGTGAACCGGCGCGGTGGCGCGGCGCGCCCCCGTCGAGGGTGGCATCGGCGGAGCCGCACCCGGCTGGCCGCCGTGGTGCTGGTACTGCCGCCTCCGGCGGTGCTTCGGCAACGGGCGCTCGGCCCGCACCCGGACCCGGCTGGCGCTCACCGCGCCACCCGTGCCCGTGGTCAGTTCTCTCGGAGTGTTGAGCTCGCGCCCCGCCATCGCGACCACGGCGCCGAGCGGGCGCTCGTGGCTGATCTTGGCGGTCAGCAACCGGGTGACGACGATGGTGGCGACGAACGCCCACGCCGTCGAAAAGAACCCGAAGCCCCACCCCGCCCAGCGCTCGATACCGAGCACGACGAAGAACGTCGGGATGCCGATGAGCCAGGCGACGTACCGGGCTCTCCAGGGAAAAGTCGCTTTCGGCGGGCCGAGCCACACGGCGTCGACCCGGTAGACCTCGTCGTCGGTCCTGATGCGCACGGGGGCCGCCTCAGCCGGTGAACAGGCCGGCGATCCACTGGCCCACGTTCACGCCCGCGCCGCTGACCGCGAGACCGATGATGGCGAGCGCGATGACCACGCCGGCGAGCCGGCGCATGACACCGGCGTTGTCGCCCTTGCCGCCGCCCAGCCACAGGAGCAGGAGTGCGACGGCCAGCAGCACCAGGGGGATGACGTTGTCGAGCAGCCACTGGCGCACGTTCCCCGTGCCCAGTTCGCCGGCGGCCAGCGTGTCGAGGGTGGTCAAGGTCATCATCGCGATACTCCCGGTGCGCGGTGGGGGCCGCGCGGTTCTGGCTCAGGCGGTGCTTCGAACAACATCATGGGGGCTACGAGGGGTAGTGGTCAAAGCGCGCTGCGTGAATACCGGCTGCCTCTTCAACCGGTGTGGTGCGCGTGGCACAGCAAAACTCCACGCCCACCATCATCGCGGCAAGGGCCCTCGGGTTGAACCCCGGCCACCCATACTTCTCAGTGTGCTGACGAACTCACCCCAATGCCCGGGATTTGCTCACTGTGGGTACTGGCACTCAGGCCGTTGTGCGGCCCGGAACAGTGTGACATGACCCGAACGGCCGCGTCGCGCGAGTCCGTTCTGTGACGACCACTCCGCCGCTCGGCGGGCATGTCGATCTTGGGTCCGCCTTTCGTCCGTCACAGGGCGCTCCGGACTTAACAACATTTTCACTACATAGCGTGATCTTGGGCGTCAGGGGCGACGCTTGGCGAAGACGCCCTCCGGAAAAGCGCCCGCTTCGACGACGCGGCGG is a genomic window of Amycolatopsis lexingtonensis containing:
- a CDS encoding ATP-binding protein — its product is MFGRGDSRGKRGRDAHSGAWQPPEQVRASRNGSGGKARRLTGEQAIPAYTPSIAVRSIDGHLVRTGFEVYAWYRLAPQRWSFRSDSQRRDLIAAIAGQYAELQGRWLHLRVTNRPYPIRMWAEAHVYNAHGRPQDVPGALSFDDYLIGEQQQLMGRSMAEKEVYIGVQVQTRRMVDRAVERAAPVLRKILPEAVDAELTALDSEVEHLDQVIGSAGLEGRPVHAEEMSWLMHRSCSLGLPAPRNMPAVPGAAWEPEDLASFTDAADFYAEPYAPTVTVRGRTGSNAGVSRHLAVLTVGQMHGLQIPEVDDPWIQHADRLPAAVEVSARIYVRRPEEVAGELQRQMNKVRSQVKHYTDEHELEPPQSLSRQAGRVLEIDDEMTSGFTALATRVRSWWRLAVSGPTERDALRLAQQLLDLYKPKIAIEHPEAQYALAREFIPGEPLASAAYMRRGSVVWSASAVPTATAEVGDRRGILLGETCTATRRPVAWDPWMAQEIRDGSGLTAMVAGLGGGKSFLGGGIVYKTLRAGANWTILDPSGPLSRLCDLPELRPYARPINLLNAQPGILNPYRVVAEPLIEHFMDEDDPERSWRREKALAGATRRRLVLDVLTGVLPYEVSRMAQTRIVLLRAVRAVGGRFDADPGQVIDALRRDSSEHHEHAGVVADFLDEMRERMALLIPETDADPYSETRDDRLTVLTMAGLTLPKDGVPREYWTDAESLGVEMLNLAAWLTQRSVYEKPKEMRKGVWIDEAFFLSEVPTGRVLMNRFARDSRKWNVRVLLSSQIPADFLKIQGFVALLDSVFVGRLDDDDAQADALRLLKVPVGVGYEQVVAALGRRPGAQRSGLERDVEPRQFIFGDGAGGVERIRVDFSGPHLDHLRAVMDTTPGSKDAAPSRRPGNELALPAEEKKPYVAVPPEDDIELEQDFELAAELEVGLADENLLGAPDPLASETGEVEGGVQPSNGQQQHARTGGKGGTGRDAA